One region of Limnospira fusiformis SAG 85.79 genomic DNA includes:
- the infB gene encoding translation initiation factor IF-2, producing the protein MNNVKVRIYELSRELNLENKDILAVCERLNISVKSHSSTITESDAERIQKYVASHPISAWSDENPDAAHQSHAGGAVDKKKQQILEIRRPNLIRPENQPSPADSPQPEPPAASVATPPKPPNLSESSVSSETNISELPKPNNSPQPPRQLPVEVTSSGINTAFDDVSGANRPEKAIAKMPKSTTSTSSVTTEEESPTLVGPPARPVPTASKSPQPSRKPVLKQNKPTPKPSQSGSGPVEKSADKADKADKPVASKHKKRPVTSDNQEVREVKKRVSTVKPARSMPELQPPPSRQPSVAIKTEPTEIIEDDSDIGAIPEDDGLLDSKRPKRGLTLKRPQPMTSPKRASSVDDDDDDIDEKGGKAGKAKVKRPRIKPLIDDEDDDDFDSLTTDSSESEALSISLARPPKAKTASGSGKLAAVSNQGRKKSAPSRHSGGSGGSGSGAAASRRAPTPALPEKVERLVVQGPMTVQELAHALSIAETEIIKRLFSRGIAVNITETLDFKTISMVCEELEVTVVTEEQKSAAQKPDNILNAEDLDNLQRRPPVVTIMGHVDHGKTTLLDSIRKTKVAQGEAGGITQHIGAYHVDVQNESGETQQVVFLDTPGHEAFTAMRARGARVTDIAILVVAADDGVRPQTVEAISHAKAAGVPMVIAINKMDKESAQPDRVKQELTEYGLVPEEWGGDTIMVPVSAINGGNLDTLLEMLLLVAEVEDLYANPNRMAKGTVIEANLDKARGPVATLLVQNGTLRVGDVILAGSALGKVRAMIDDHGQRVENASPSFAVEILGLRDVPAAGDEFEVFESEKEAAALASERANTARQSRLLQGRVSLSALSARVQEGELKDLNIILKADVQGSVEAIVNALKKLPQKEVQLRLLLAAPGEVTETDIDLAAASDAVLIGFNTTTASGARQAADRAGVDIREYNIIYNLLDDIEAAMEGMLEPELVEEPLGQAEVRAIFPVGRSRVAGCYVQSGKLIRNCKIRVHRGGQTVHDGFLDSLKRIKDDVKEVNAGYECGIAAENFNDWNEGDSIEAYRMVTKRRTLSR; encoded by the coding sequence ATGAACAACGTCAAAGTCAGAATTTACGAACTATCACGAGAGTTAAATTTGGAGAACAAAGACATCTTAGCCGTCTGTGAACGGCTGAATATCTCTGTCAAAAGCCATAGCAGTACGATTACGGAATCAGATGCTGAACGGATCCAGAAATACGTTGCCAGTCATCCCATTTCCGCATGGTCTGATGAAAATCCTGATGCAGCCCATCAGTCCCATGCTGGTGGTGCTGTGGACAAGAAAAAACAACAGATTTTAGAAATTCGCAGGCCAAACCTCATCAGACCAGAAAATCAACCATCACCGGCAGACTCACCCCAGCCTGAGCCTCCTGCTGCATCCGTTGCCACTCCCCCCAAACCCCCTAACTTGTCCGAATCATCTGTCAGTTCCGAAACCAATATATCCGAATTGCCAAAACCCAATAATTCCCCCCAACCCCCCCGCCAACTCCCTGTGGAAGTTACCTCTTCTGGAATTAACACAGCCTTTGATGATGTCAGCGGGGCTAATAGACCCGAAAAAGCGATCGCCAAGATGCCTAAATCGACTACTTCGACCAGCTCAGTTACAACTGAGGAAGAATCGCCCACTTTAGTAGGGCCACCCGCCAGACCTGTACCGACGGCTAGTAAATCTCCGCAACCGTCTCGTAAGCCCGTTTTAAAACAGAATAAGCCCACTCCCAAACCCAGTCAGTCCGGGAGCGGTCCCGTGGAGAAAAGCGCTGATAAAGCTGATAAAGCTGATAAACCAGTAGCTTCCAAACATAAAAAACGGCCAGTTACCTCTGATAACCAAGAGGTTAGAGAGGTGAAAAAGCGGGTTTCTACGGTGAAACCTGCCAGGTCGATGCCGGAACTGCAACCACCACCTTCGAGACAACCAAGCGTAGCCATTAAAACCGAACCGACTGAAATCATCGAGGATGATAGCGATATCGGGGCTATACCTGAAGATGATGGTCTATTGGATTCTAAGCGCCCCAAACGCGGTTTAACGCTGAAGCGGCCTCAACCCATGACTTCACCTAAGCGTGCGAGTTCTGTGGATGATGATGATGATGATATTGATGAAAAGGGTGGTAAGGCAGGTAAAGCCAAGGTCAAGCGCCCCCGGATTAAGCCTCTGATTGACGATGAGGACGATGATGATTTTGATAGCCTGACCACTGATAGCTCCGAGTCCGAGGCTCTGAGTATATCCTTGGCTCGACCTCCCAAGGCTAAAACTGCTTCGGGAAGCGGAAAATTGGCTGCAGTCTCTAATCAGGGACGAAAGAAATCAGCACCATCTCGCCATTCCGGTGGTAGTGGTGGTAGTGGTAGCGGGGCGGCTGCTTCTCGGCGCGCGCCTACACCAGCATTACCAGAAAAGGTGGAGCGTTTAGTGGTTCAAGGACCGATGACGGTTCAGGAACTCGCCCATGCTCTGTCAATTGCGGAAACCGAAATTATCAAGCGTCTGTTCTCCCGTGGTATTGCGGTTAATATCACAGAAACCCTAGATTTCAAAACTATTTCGATGGTTTGTGAAGAATTAGAGGTTACGGTGGTAACCGAGGAGCAGAAATCAGCGGCTCAAAAACCTGATAATATCCTCAATGCGGAAGATTTGGATAATCTCCAACGCCGTCCGCCAGTGGTAACGATTATGGGTCACGTTGACCACGGAAAAACTACCCTACTCGATTCTATTCGCAAAACTAAGGTAGCCCAGGGAGAAGCGGGAGGCATTACCCAGCATATTGGTGCTTATCATGTTGATGTGCAAAATGAGTCCGGCGAGACTCAACAGGTAGTTTTCTTAGATACTCCTGGTCACGAAGCCTTTACAGCTATGCGAGCCAGGGGAGCGAGAGTTACTGATATTGCTATTCTGGTGGTAGCTGCTGATGATGGGGTGCGACCTCAGACGGTGGAGGCTATTAGCCATGCTAAGGCGGCGGGTGTGCCAATGGTAATTGCCATTAACAAAATGGATAAGGAGTCGGCTCAACCGGACCGAGTTAAGCAGGAACTGACGGAATATGGTTTAGTTCCTGAAGAGTGGGGCGGTGATACGATTATGGTTCCAGTTAGTGCTATTAATGGCGGAAATCTCGACACTCTCCTAGAGATGTTGCTGTTAGTGGCGGAAGTTGAGGACCTCTATGCTAATCCTAACCGTATGGCTAAGGGTACGGTGATTGAGGCTAACCTAGATAAAGCGCGCGGCCCGGTGGCTACTCTGTTAGTACAGAATGGGACTCTGCGGGTAGGAGATGTGATCTTAGCAGGTTCGGCTCTAGGTAAGGTTCGGGCTATGATTGATGATCATGGTCAACGGGTGGAGAATGCCAGCCCTTCCTTTGCTGTTGAGATTTTGGGTTTGCGGGATGTTCCGGCGGCGGGAGATGAGTTTGAGGTGTTTGAGAGCGAAAAAGAGGCAGCAGCTTTGGCTTCGGAACGCGCGAATACAGCTCGACAGTCTCGCTTACTCCAGGGTCGAGTTAGTCTCAGTGCTTTGTCGGCTAGGGTTCAGGAGGGAGAACTTAAAGACCTCAATATTATTCTGAAAGCTGATGTTCAGGGGTCTGTAGAGGCTATAGTTAATGCCCTGAAGAAATTACCCCAGAAGGAGGTACAACTGCGACTGCTGTTAGCAGCGCCGGGTGAGGTGACAGAAACTGATATTGACCTAGCAGCGGCTAGTGATGCGGTCCTGATTGGTTTTAATACTACTACGGCTAGTGGCGCACGCCAAGCGGCTGACCGCGCGGGTGTAGATATTCGTGAGTACAACATTATCTATAACCTCCTCGATGATATTGAAGCAGCGATGGAGGGTATGCTAGAACCGGAATTGGTGGAAGAACCTCTTGGTCAAGCGGAAGTGCGGGCTATTTTCCCTGTGGGTCGTTCCCGTGTGGCTGGGTGTTATGTTCAGTCTGGTAAGCTGATTCGTAACTGCAAAATCCGAGTTCATCGTGGTGGACAGACAGTCCATGATGGCTTCCTTGACTCCCTCAAGCGGATTAAAGATGATGTGAAGGAAGTTAATGCCGGATATGAATGTGGTATTGCGGCTGAAAATTTCAATGACTGGAATGAGGGCGACTCTATTGAAGCCTATCGAATGGTCACTAAGCGTCGGACTCTCTCCCGCTAG
- a CDS encoding RNA-guided endonuclease InsQ/TnpB family protein — protein sequence MRIYPSPELNQVWRKWLAACRYCYNQAIALSRSGKRLSKLKLRNEVMQSDLPAWVKETPGHIRQNAIFDAYLAFSASPGARFRSCRDSSQAIKFNNTNFSSGSWYPRLTKGLTFMVSEPIPKTCGQGTQLVFTKGRWLAIFPEPVAVTPTEATGVIALDPGVRTFITGFDGSRFLELGSGDIGRITRLCQHLDDLMSRIAKEPCRSRRRRMRQAAQRMRTKIRNLVDEAHKQIAHYLTHNYSIIFLPTFETSNMVAKAKRKIKSKTARAMLTWAHYRFKLTLRHQAEITGTTVVDVTEEYTSKTCTHCGHVHSQLGGSKVFRCPECGFTLPRDWNGAFGIFLKALRDTASVTLTGNSAIVALSGNSRINVA from the coding sequence ATCCGGATTTACCCCAGCCCGGAGCTAAATCAAGTCTGGCGTAAATGGTTGGCCGCTTGTCGGTATTGCTACAACCAAGCAATTGCATTATCTAGGAGTGGTAAACGACTAAGCAAACTGAAATTACGCAACGAAGTGATGCAGAGCGACTTGCCTGCATGGGTCAAAGAAACACCCGGCCATATTCGGCAGAATGCTATCTTTGATGCCTATCTCGCCTTTTCAGCCAGTCCTGGCGCAAGGTTTAGGAGCTGTCGGGATAGTTCTCAAGCGATTAAGTTCAATAATACTAATTTCTCTTCAGGGAGTTGGTATCCAAGACTCACGAAAGGATTAACTTTCATGGTTTCCGAACCCATCCCTAAAACTTGCGGGCAAGGGACTCAGTTGGTGTTTACCAAAGGTCGATGGTTGGCGATTTTCCCTGAACCAGTTGCCGTTACCCCAACTGAAGCTACTGGCGTAATTGCATTAGACCCGGGTGTCCGAACTTTCATAACTGGGTTTGATGGCTCTCGGTTTCTGGAATTGGGCTCCGGGGATATAGGACGCATTACTAGGCTATGTCAACATTTGGATGATTTGATGAGCCGAATCGCCAAGGAACCCTGTCGTTCAAGAAGGCGACGGATGAGGCAAGCGGCTCAACGAATGAGAACCAAAATCCGCAATCTAGTTGATGAAGCCCACAAACAAATTGCTCACTACTTGACTCACAACTACAGCATAATTTTTCTGCCCACCTTCGAGACTTCCAACATGGTTGCCAAAGCCAAGCGAAAAATCAAATCCAAGACTGCCCGCGCCATGCTGACATGGGCGCATTATCGATTCAAACTAACCCTGAGACATCAAGCCGAGATAACTGGAACCACAGTTGTAGATGTGACGGAAGAATACACCAGCAAAACCTGTACTCACTGTGGTCATGTGCATTCCCAGCTAGGTGGCTCAAAAGTGTTCCGATGTCCGGAGTGTGGGTTCACTCTACCCAGGGACTGGAACGGTGCTTTTGGAATCTTTCTAAAAGCTTTGCGGGATACCGCCTCTGTTACCTTAACGGGTAATAGTGCTATCGTCGCATTGTCAGGCAATAGCCGGATAAATGTCGCGTAA
- a CDS encoding YlxR family protein, whose protein sequence is MVDHLRRCVTCRRLAAKQEFWRLVRVYPSHQVELDQGMGRSAYVCQTAECLMVAQKKNRLGRALRAPVPEKVFQILWQRLATDSQPGG, encoded by the coding sequence ATGGTAGATCATCTTAGGCGGTGTGTTACCTGTCGCCGCCTGGCTGCTAAACAGGAGTTCTGGCGATTGGTCAGAGTCTATCCATCTCATCAGGTAGAATTAGATCAAGGCATGGGTCGTTCAGCTTATGTTTGTCAAACGGCTGAATGTCTGATGGTTGCTCAGAAGAAAAATCGACTCGGACGAGCATTAAGGGCTCCGGTGCCGGAAAAAGTATTTCAAATCCTGTGGCAGCGTTTAGCTACGGACTCGCAGCCGGGTGGCTAG
- a CDS encoding RNA-guided endonuclease InsQ/TnpB family protein produces the protein MRIYPSPELNQVWRKWLAACRYCYNQAIALSRSGKRLSKLKLRNEVMQSDLPAWVKEAPCHIRQNAIFDAYLAFSASPGARFRSCRDSSQAIKFNDANFSSGSWYPRLTKGLTFMVSSAIPKTCVQGTQLVLAKGRWFAVFPEPVAITPTDATGVIALAPGVRTFMTGFDGSRFLELGSGDMGRITRLCQHLDDLMSRIAKELNRSRRRRMRQAAQRMRTKIRNLVDEVHKQIAHYLTNDYSIIFLPTFETSNMVAKAKRKIKSKTARAMLTWAHYRFKLTLRHQAEITGTTVVDVTEEYTSKTCTHCGQMHSQLGGSKVFRCPECGFTLPRDWNGAFGIFLKALRDTASVTLTGNSAIVALSGNSRINVA, from the coding sequence ATCCGGATTTACCCCAGCCCGGAGCTAAATCAAGTCTGGCGTAAATGGTTGGCCGCTTGTCGGTATTGCTACAACCAAGCAATTGCATTATCTAGGAGTGGTAAACGACTAAGCAAACTGAAATTACGCAACGAAGTGATGCAGAGCGACTTGCCTGCATGGGTCAAAGAAGCACCCTGCCATATTCGGCAGAATGCTATCTTTGATGCCTATCTCGCCTTTTCAGCCAGTCCTGGCGCAAGGTTTAGGAGCTGTCGGGATAGTTCTCAAGCCATCAAGTTTAACGATGCTAATTTCTCTTCAGGGAGTTGGTATCCAAGACTCACGAAAGGATTAACTTTCATGGTTTCCTCAGCTATCCCTAAAACTTGTGTTCAAGGGACTCAATTAGTCTTGGCCAAGGGGCGGTGGTTTGCGGTGTTTCCTGAACCTGTGGCCATCACTCCGACTGACGCTACTGGCGTGATTGCATTAGCTCCGGGCGTCCGAACTTTTATGACCGGGTTTGATGGTTCACGATTTCTGGAATTGGGCTCCGGAGATATGGGACGCATTACTCGGTTATGTCAACATTTGGATGATTTAATGAGCAGAATCGCCAAGGAACTTAATCGTTCACGGCGACGCCGGATGAGGCAAGCGGCTCAACGAATGAGAACTAAAATCCGGAATTTAGTGGATGAGGTCCACAAGCAAATTGCTCATTACTTGACTAATGACTACAGCATAATTTTTCTGCCCACCTTCGAGACTTCCAACATGGTTGCCAAAGCAAAGCGAAAAATCAAATCCAAGACTGCCCGCGCCATGCTGACATGGGCGCATTATCGATTCAAACTAACCCTGAGACATCAAGCCGAGATAACTGGAACCACAGTTGTAGATGTGACCGAAGAATACACCAGCAAAACCTGTACTCACTGTGGTCAGATGCATTCCCAGCTAGGTGGCTCAAAAGTGTTCCGATGTCCGGAGTGTGGGTTCACTCTACCCAGGGACTGGAACGGTGCTTTTGGAATCTTTCTAAAAGCTTTGCGGGATACCGCCTCTGTTACCTTAACGGGTAATAGTGCTATCGTCGCATTGTCAGGCAATAGCCGGATAAATGTCGCGTAA
- the nusA gene encoding transcription termination factor NusA, whose protein sequence is MSMVSLPGLKDMIESISTERNLPKQAVEEALREALLKGYERYRRTVQIDTQFSEDYFDNFDVELDVEEEGFRVLAKNLTIVEQASNQDHQISLKDVQEVAPEAQLGDTVTLDVTPEQNEFGRMAAIQTKQVLAQKLRDKQRKMIQDEFAEHEGTVLQARVLRFERQSVIMAVSSVYGQPEVEAELPKREQLPKDNYRANATFRVYLKRVSQGSQRGPQLIVSRSDAGLVVYLFANEVPEIEDEVVRIVAVAREANPPSNHVGPRTKIAVDTLDRDVDPVGACIGARGSRIQVVVNELRGEKIDVIRWSPDPSIYIANALSPARVDEVRLVNPEERRAHVLVAEDQLSLAIGKEGQNVRLAARLTGWKIDIKDAAKYDAAAEDEMEARRFQGQLTAEVSEAESLDMEATETSEIQV, encoded by the coding sequence ATGTCAATGGTAAGTTTACCCGGGCTCAAAGATATGATTGAGAGCATTTCCACGGAGCGCAACCTACCGAAACAGGCGGTAGAAGAGGCTCTGCGGGAAGCCTTACTGAAAGGGTATGAACGCTATAGGCGCACGGTTCAGATTGACACCCAATTTAGTGAGGACTACTTCGATAATTTTGATGTAGAACTCGATGTTGAGGAAGAGGGATTTAGGGTTTTAGCCAAAAACCTAACTATTGTGGAACAAGCCAGTAACCAAGACCATCAAATTTCCCTGAAGGATGTGCAGGAAGTCGCCCCAGAAGCTCAATTGGGAGATACAGTAACTTTAGATGTTACCCCAGAGCAGAATGAGTTTGGGCGCATGGCTGCCATTCAAACCAAACAGGTTTTGGCTCAGAAGTTACGGGACAAACAGCGGAAGATGATTCAGGATGAGTTCGCCGAACATGAAGGAACCGTCCTACAGGCTCGGGTACTGAGATTTGAGCGCCAGTCGGTGATTATGGCTGTAAGTAGTGTTTATGGACAGCCAGAAGTTGAGGCAGAATTACCCAAACGAGAACAATTACCCAAGGATAACTATCGGGCTAATGCCACTTTTCGGGTATATCTGAAGCGCGTTTCCCAGGGTTCCCAGCGTGGTCCTCAATTGATTGTGTCTAGGTCTGATGCGGGGTTAGTGGTGTACCTGTTTGCGAATGAGGTGCCAGAAATTGAGGACGAAGTGGTGAGAATTGTGGCTGTGGCTAGAGAAGCCAACCCACCCTCGAATCATGTGGGTCCACGAACTAAGATTGCGGTTGATACTTTGGACAGAGATGTTGATCCGGTGGGAGCTTGTATTGGCGCGCGGGGATCTCGAATTCAGGTGGTAGTTAATGAACTGCGGGGAGAGAAAATAGATGTGATCCGCTGGTCTCCTGACCCGTCAATTTATATTGCTAATGCTCTGAGTCCGGCTCGTGTGGATGAAGTGCGGCTGGTGAACCCAGAGGAACGTCGAGCCCATGTGCTGGTAGCGGAAGACCAATTGAGTCTGGCTATTGGTAAGGAAGGGCAGAATGTCCGATTGGCTGCACGTTTGACGGGTTGGAAAATTGATATTAAAGATGCTGCTAAGTATGATGCGGCGGCGGAAGATGAAATGGAGGCTAGAAGGTTTCAGGGACAACTAACTGCGGAAGTATCGGAAGCGGAAAGTTTGGATATGGAAGCTACAGAAACATCTGAAATTCAGGTATAG
- the rimP gene encoding ribosome maturation factor RimP: MVHPLIPKIIDLATPVAKPLGLEVVGAMFYTNQKPPVLRVDIRNLEQDTSLEDCERMSRALEEQLDAVDVIPDAYILEVSSPGVSRSLSCDRDFISFKGFPVTVTTSEPYKGHKQQSGKLVGRDEMAVHINQKGRQISIPNSLITEVLLEEGE, from the coding sequence ATGGTTCACCCCCTAATTCCCAAAATCATCGACCTAGCCACTCCAGTCGCCAAGCCTCTGGGGTTAGAAGTCGTGGGGGCAATGTTTTACACTAACCAGAAGCCTCCTGTACTGCGGGTTGATATCCGTAATTTGGAGCAAGACACCAGTTTAGAAGATTGTGAGCGGATGAGTCGAGCCCTCGAAGAACAACTCGATGCGGTAGATGTAATTCCCGATGCTTATATTCTGGAAGTATCGAGTCCCGGTGTATCGAGGTCCCTAAGTTGCGATCGCGATTTTATCTCCTTCAAAGGATTTCCGGTAACAGTCACCACCTCCGAACCCTACAAAGGACACAAACAGCAAAGTGGAAAATTGGTGGGGCGCGACGAGATGGCAGTCCATATCAATCAGAAAGGGCGACAAATCTCTATCCCCAATTCCTTAATCACGGAAGTCCTGCTAGAGGAGGGGGAATAA
- a CDS encoding glycosyltransferase family 2 protein produces the protein MSESYPRISVVIPAYNCEQYIAEAIDSVLAQTETDYEIIVVDDGSQDQTRSVVANYDSQVRYVYQDNQGVSVARNHGLSLARGEFITFLDADDYFFPDTLQSQLAVFDADPELAIVHSGWRRVNQTGEMLIDVQPWEMVAELNLENWLRWKPLGTMGTLMFRRQALDTVGGFEPGLAHAEDVDLILRLASSGYRSAWLKRSTVCYRQHDRNTMRDGISQAKSINYVLDKFFNLPDIPLEIQVIEDWVRYSTLVWSSWYLYHTGFNTEMVEYLQRSWSYSPFLPIETVINWVESFTQYSESVDAIFDVDHLSTSPEWQNLLKWVMSSLQYP, from the coding sequence ATGTCTGAATCTTATCCCCGTATCAGTGTTGTGATCCCAGCTTACAACTGTGAACAGTATATTGCCGAAGCCATTGATAGTGTACTGGCTCAAACTGAGACTGATTATGAAATCATAGTTGTTGATGATGGTTCTCAAGACCAGACTCGCTCAGTAGTAGCCAACTATGACAGCCAAGTTCGCTATGTTTATCAGGATAATCAAGGGGTTTCCGTGGCGCGAAATCATGGTCTGAGTTTGGCTAGGGGTGAGTTTATCACTTTTCTCGATGCCGATGATTACTTTTTTCCCGATACCCTCCAAAGCCAACTCGCTGTATTTGATGCTGACCCCGAATTGGCGATCGTCCATAGTGGTTGGCGCAGGGTTAACCAAACTGGCGAAATGCTGATCGATGTTCAGCCTTGGGAAATGGTCGCTGAGTTGAATTTAGAGAATTGGTTGCGCTGGAAGCCTTTGGGGACTATGGGAACTTTGATGTTCCGCCGCCAGGCTTTGGATACCGTCGGAGGGTTTGAACCTGGGTTGGCTCATGCGGAGGATGTCGATTTGATTTTGCGTTTGGCCTCCAGCGGGTATCGCAGCGCTTGGCTGAAGCGATCGACTGTGTGCTATCGTCAGCACGATCGCAATACTATGCGAGATGGTATCTCTCAAGCCAAGTCTATTAATTATGTCCTCGATAAATTTTTTAATTTGCCAGATATACCCTTGGAAATTCAAGTAATTGAGGACTGGGTTCGCTATAGTACCTTGGTCTGGAGTTCCTGGTATTTATACCATACTGGGTTCAATACTGAGATGGTCGAATATTTACAGCGCTCATGGTCTTATAGTCCTTTTCTACCTATTGAAACCGTCATTAATTGGGTCGAAAGTTTTACTCAGTATTCAGAAAGTGTCGATGCTATTTTCGATGTCGATCATTTATCTACATCTCCTGAGTGGCAAAACTTATTAAAATGGGTCATGAGTAGTCTCCAATACCCCTAG
- the rpsF gene encoding 30S ribosomal protein S6, translated as MKPFIYETMYILRSDLNEEQLEAARAKYQDILREHGAQNLEVQNLGKRRLAYDIDKYREGIYIQMNYEGGDSDQIKVMERAMRIGGDVIRYLTIKQDVTPSAVQVEAEPEAEPQEV; from the coding sequence ATGAAGCCTTTTATTTACGAAACCATGTATATCCTGCGCTCTGACTTAAATGAGGAGCAGCTAGAGGCGGCGCGAGCCAAATATCAAGACATCCTGCGGGAACATGGCGCACAAAATCTTGAGGTGCAAAATTTGGGTAAGCGTCGTTTAGCTTATGATATCGACAAGTATCGCGAAGGCATTTACATCCAGATGAACTATGAAGGTGGCGACAGCGACCAGATTAAAGTCATGGAAAGAGCCATGCGTATAGGTGGGGATGTAATTCGTTATCTGACGATTAAACAAGATGTCACCCCATCTGCTGTCCAAGTCGAAGCCGAACCAGAAGCCGAACCCCAAGAGGTGTAA
- a CDS encoding Npun_F5560 family protein — MSQKNNPNSQELTAEVARLSEELKMRDQLVQQLSQELFRLVKGNANLAPDPEMAERHQAQMKSLREQLQQVEEQVKFYQDQINERDLEVYQLRQSVQELTDRSRMLEQVVQELPGVYRQKFSERLEEVMERVEKLQRENRQLHAELQSVTYRLAQKSRRPGNLDLPTFQPGTQTVIEFPSLGKA; from the coding sequence ATGAGCCAGAAAAATAATCCCAACTCCCAGGAACTCACAGCAGAAGTCGCGCGGCTGAGTGAAGAGTTAAAAATGCGAGATCAACTGGTGCAGCAGTTATCTCAAGAATTATTCCGTCTGGTGAAGGGAAATGCTAATTTAGCGCCAGATCCAGAAATGGCCGAGCGACACCAGGCTCAGATGAAGTCCTTGCGGGAACAACTCCAGCAAGTAGAGGAACAGGTTAAGTTTTATCAAGACCAGATCAATGAGCGGGATCTGGAAGTTTACCAACTTAGACAGTCTGTCCAGGAGTTAACCGATCGCTCTCGAATGCTGGAACAGGTAGTTCAAGAATTACCTGGAGTCTACCGCCAGAAGTTTTCAGAACGCCTCGAAGAGGTCATGGAAAGGGTGGAAAAACTGCAACGGGAAAATCGGCAACTGCACGCAGAACTACAAAGTGTTACCTATCGTCTGGCTCAAAAGAGTCGCCGTCCCGGCAATTTAGATCTGCCAACTTTTCAGCCAGGAACTCAGACTGTAATCGAGTTTCCTAGTTTAGGGAAGGCATGA